Proteins from a genomic interval of Burkholderia cepacia GG4:
- a CDS encoding AAA family ATPase, which produces MTTAMVKQELAVASFSMVYDLEQVEAALNDLNEGASDALRATYERMLKTGNLRFCVKPNRMPSFDELGDALPNFTEPLGDVRKQVALCLETDDRLELMPILLLGPPGIGKTHFAKALAQLLGTAYHYVPMSSLTAGWILSGASSQWKNAKPGKVFEALVNGSYANPVIAVDEIDKAGSDAQYDPLGALYALLEHDTARAFVDEFAEVPIDAGNVIWVATANDAQAIPEPLLNRMNVYEIAPPDAAGARRIAQTIYDEIRTSHAWGRRFPDALDDDALDVLAATPPRTMRRALLHAFGAARLDSRDVIAPGDIRADEGAAKRRPIGF; this is translated from the coding sequence ATGACGACGGCGATGGTGAAACAGGAACTGGCGGTGGCGTCCTTCAGCATGGTGTACGACCTCGAGCAGGTCGAGGCGGCGCTGAACGACCTGAACGAGGGCGCGAGCGACGCACTGCGCGCCACCTACGAGCGAATGCTCAAGACCGGCAATCTGCGCTTTTGCGTAAAGCCGAACCGGATGCCGTCGTTCGACGAGCTCGGCGACGCGCTGCCCAATTTCACCGAGCCGCTCGGCGACGTGCGCAAGCAGGTCGCGCTGTGCCTCGAGACGGACGATCGGCTCGAACTGATGCCGATCCTGCTGCTCGGGCCGCCCGGCATCGGCAAGACGCATTTCGCGAAGGCGCTCGCGCAGCTGCTCGGCACCGCGTATCACTACGTGCCGATGAGTTCGCTGACGGCCGGCTGGATCCTGTCGGGCGCGTCGTCGCAATGGAAGAACGCGAAGCCGGGCAAGGTGTTCGAAGCGCTCGTCAACGGCAGCTATGCGAACCCGGTGATCGCGGTCGACGAGATCGACAAGGCCGGCAGCGATGCGCAATACGATCCGCTCGGCGCGCTGTATGCGTTGCTCGAGCACGACACTGCGCGCGCGTTCGTCGACGAATTCGCCGAAGTGCCGATCGATGCGGGCAACGTGATCTGGGTCGCGACTGCGAACGACGCGCAGGCGATTCCGGAGCCGCTGCTGAACCGGATGAACGTGTACGAGATCGCGCCGCCCGATGCGGCCGGCGCGCGTCGGATCGCGCAGACCATTTACGACGAGATCCGCACGTCGCACGCGTGGGGGCGGCGCTTCCCCGACGCGCTCGACGACGACGCGCTCGACGTGCTGGCCGCGACGCCGCCGCGCACGATGCGTCGCGCGCTGCTGCATGCATTCGGCGCCGCGCGGCTCGATAGCCGCGACGTGATCGCGCCCGGCGACATCCGCGCCGACGAGGGCGCGGCGAAGCGCCGGCCGATCGGCTTCTGA
- a CDS encoding nitroreductase, which translates to MPAPAASPRVDTDALPTVDAVDTALKSRRAIRAFLPTPVPRDTLEAILEAASRAPSGTNIQPWHVYVATGATRDALAAALTAAYDDPARDEKYVAEYDYYPREWVSPYIDRRRKVGWDLYGLLNIGRDEKARMHAQHARNFRFFDAPVALFFTLDRVMTHGAWLDCGMFVQGVMTAARARGLDTCPQAAFVPFHRVVAEHLGIPSNQQLVCGMSLGHADPDAIENGLVTERASVAEFARFFA; encoded by the coding sequence ATGCCCGCCCCCGCCGCTTCCCCGCGCGTCGACACCGACGCGCTCCCCACGGTCGACGCCGTCGACACCGCGCTCAAGTCGCGTCGCGCGATTCGCGCGTTCCTGCCGACACCCGTGCCGCGCGACACGCTCGAGGCGATCCTCGAAGCCGCGAGCCGCGCGCCGTCCGGCACCAACATCCAGCCGTGGCACGTGTACGTCGCGACCGGCGCGACCCGCGACGCACTCGCCGCGGCGCTGACGGCCGCCTACGACGATCCGGCGCGCGACGAAAAATACGTCGCCGAGTACGACTACTATCCGCGCGAATGGGTGTCGCCGTATATCGACCGGCGCCGCAAGGTCGGCTGGGACCTGTACGGGCTGTTGAACATCGGCCGCGACGAGAAGGCGCGCATGCACGCGCAGCACGCGCGCAATTTCCGCTTCTTCGATGCGCCGGTCGCCTTGTTCTTCACGCTCGACCGCGTGATGACGCACGGTGCGTGGCTCGACTGCGGCATGTTCGTGCAGGGCGTGATGACGGCCGCGCGCGCACGCGGCCTCGATACCTGCCCGCAGGCCGCGTTCGTGCCGTTTCACCGGGTCGTTGCCGAGCACCTCGGCATACCGTCCAACCAACAGCTCGTCTGCGGGATGTCGCTCGGCCATGCGGATCCGGACGCGATCGAGAACGGCCTCGTCACCGAGCGCGCGAGCGTCGCCGAGTTCGCGCGCTTTTTCGCTTGA